Proteins from one Candidatus Planktophila sp. genomic window:
- a CDS encoding heavy-metal-associated domain-containing protein gives MQTTIKIKGMTCGHCEGKVNTELGKISGVTEVKAVAADGVAVITSNEALNSEEISQAVKTAGYKVIA, from the coding sequence ATGCAAACAACTATAAAGATTAAAGGCATGACATGTGGCCATTGTGAGGGAAAAGTTAACACTGAGCTTGGAAAAATCTCTGGTGTAACAGAGGTGAAGGCAGTGGCTGCCGACGGAGTAGCAGTAATTACTTCAAATGAAGCGCTCAATTCGGAGGAAATTTCACAGGCGGTTAAAACGGCAGGTTATAAAGTAATAGCATAA
- a CDS encoding DNA polymerase III subunit gamma and tau, protein MSLALYRKYRPSVFADVIGQDHVTVPLSNALTGDRTHHAYLFSGPRGCGKTSSARIMARSLNCEKGPTPDPCGECQSCKDLVANGPGSLDVIELDAATHGLVDDARDLRDKAFFAPVQGRYKIYIIDEAHQLGPGAANALLKVVEEPPPHVIFIFATTEPDKLIATIRSRTHHYPFRLVPPGILAAHLEKICNFEGVSVAKGVIPLVVRASGGSVRDALSVLGQLLAGAGVDGVSYDIAIQLLGFTDGALLDDAIDAIAARDGATLFKTIDRVIESGHDARRFTADLLERIRDLMIVDALKDSTSNSILREMPDDQMERMRNQAAHIGAANLSRAADIAAEGLTQMRGATAPRLMLELICGRILLPIGDSSESGMLSRIERLERAENLAPMTSVRSSEAHTVEPKETTGSTHATSEVIHSKVEEAKPAAVQPETKQHGAFDITALRRAWPDVIEDVKKRRRLTWSLLSASAQVLAVDDTAITIGIVNAGARDSFIRSESDEILRKAFIDVVGIDRRIECVVDPSIDTNTPLARETRTSEAPTDKTLLTGAALLAQELGAKVIEKQ, encoded by the coding sequence ATGTCACTAGCTTTGTATCGAAAATATCGCCCCTCTGTATTTGCCGATGTCATTGGTCAAGACCATGTCACCGTTCCATTATCAAATGCATTAACTGGTGATCGCACACATCACGCATACTTATTTTCAGGTCCCCGCGGTTGCGGAAAAACATCGAGTGCGCGAATCATGGCGCGCTCGCTCAACTGTGAAAAAGGTCCAACACCTGATCCATGTGGCGAGTGTCAATCCTGTAAAGATTTAGTTGCAAATGGTCCAGGATCACTAGATGTTATCGAACTCGATGCGGCGACACATGGTTTAGTCGATGATGCACGCGATTTACGCGACAAAGCATTTTTTGCACCAGTTCAAGGTCGTTACAAGATATATATTATTGATGAAGCACACCAACTTGGACCAGGGGCCGCTAACGCTCTTTTAAAAGTTGTAGAAGAGCCGCCTCCGCACGTTATTTTTATTTTTGCGACAACCGAACCCGATAAGTTAATTGCAACAATTCGCTCGCGCACACATCACTATCCATTCCGTTTAGTACCTCCCGGAATCTTGGCTGCGCATTTAGAAAAAATTTGTAACTTTGAAGGAGTAAGTGTGGCTAAGGGAGTTATTCCATTAGTTGTACGTGCATCCGGCGGTTCAGTTCGCGATGCTCTATCAGTGCTTGGGCAACTTCTTGCAGGTGCTGGTGTTGATGGAGTTAGTTACGACATCGCAATTCAATTACTTGGCTTCACCGATGGTGCATTGCTAGATGATGCGATCGATGCAATTGCCGCTCGCGATGGAGCAACTCTGTTTAAAACTATTGATCGTGTCATCGAATCTGGTCACGATGCACGTAGATTTACGGCCGATTTGTTGGAGCGAATACGTGATTTAATGATTGTTGATGCGCTAAAAGATTCAACTTCTAACTCAATTCTTCGCGAAATGCCAGATGATCAGATGGAGCGGATGCGCAATCAAGCTGCACATATCGGCGCAGCCAACTTATCGCGTGCCGCCGATATCGCCGCCGAAGGCCTAACCCAGATGCGTGGGGCGACTGCGCCACGTTTGATGCTCGAACTCATTTGTGGCCGCATCCTTTTGCCAATCGGCGATTCAAGCGAATCCGGAATGTTGTCACGTATTGAACGCTTAGAGCGTGCGGAAAACCTAGCTCCAATGACGTCCGTTCGCTCATCAGAGGCTCACACTGTGGAGCCAAAAGAAACTACAGGCTCCACTCATGCGACCTCTGAAGTCATTCACTCCAAAGTTGAAGAAGCGAAACCAGCTGCTGTTCAGCCTGAGACAAAACAACACGGCGCATTCGACATCACTGCGCTACGTCGTGCATGGCCCGACGTTATTGAAGACGTAAAGAAGCGCCGCAGACTTACGTGGTCACTACTTAGCGCATCGGCTCAAGTATTGGCTGTTGACGATACTGCGATCACAATTGGAATTGTTAACGCCGGCGCACGTGATTCATTTATTCGATCTGAATCCGATGAAATTCTACGGAAAGCATTTATAGATGTTGTTGGCATTGATCGCCGAATCGAATGTGTCGTTGATCCATCAATTGATACAAATACCCCACTAGCAAGAGAGACGCGAACTTCTGAGGCACCAACGGATAAGACTCTGCTAACTGGTGCAGCGTTATTGGCACAAGAACTCGGTGCTAAAGTGATTGAGAAACAATAG
- a CDS encoding sialidase family protein: MRIRPYLAVLALVLSQLITLSVSFGASPEIPKGAFDATLLSFKALTPNMFGVSTGQPVADVSVILLSNGKLRAYVFAQNKGIEIAESSDNGKTFTRVGNAFGGDKGNGQPRAVALSDGRVRLYTTSSGGVNCSISTDGLTFTLEKANCLLASDYSESSGLAGPGVVQLSTGKWRAYFSGLPKAGTGPDPWKMYSASSDDGVDWIRDAGVRIGTGSSSIKRSAEHPTAIRHSDNSITVFYFDDGADPEGTGKIYSNGNGLHYSHSSDGLNFSEEKWFDMVKIDSRLSGTEMNDPDVVLDKDGNVLLFGGGFAHDFGGYINVMVLKPGQGTPAYTGDRCLAAKILPGGPPNPPCGVNVVQPTPVTQPTPNPIVSSEPSPTQSLATKPSVKKITITCVKGKTIKKISGATPKCPAGYKKK, translated from the coding sequence ATGAGGATCAGGCCTTATCTTGCAGTTCTTGCTTTAGTACTGAGTCAATTAATAACCCTTTCAGTTTCATTCGGTGCATCCCCCGAGATTCCCAAGGGAGCTTTCGATGCCACTCTTCTAAGTTTTAAGGCATTAACGCCGAATATGTTTGGTGTGAGTACGGGGCAACCCGTGGCTGATGTCTCTGTAATTTTGTTATCAAATGGAAAACTCAGAGCATATGTCTTCGCACAAAATAAAGGCATAGAGATTGCCGAGTCTTCGGACAACGGGAAAACTTTTACCCGAGTCGGAAATGCATTTGGTGGCGATAAAGGTAATGGTCAACCGCGCGCAGTCGCACTTTCAGATGGAAGAGTTCGTTTGTACACAACTTCAAGTGGAGGGGTTAACTGTTCAATTTCGACTGATGGTTTGACATTCACATTAGAGAAAGCAAATTGTTTGTTAGCTTCGGACTATTCCGAATCATCGGGCCTTGCCGGTCCGGGTGTTGTTCAATTGAGCACAGGTAAATGGAGAGCTTATTTCAGCGGTTTACCTAAAGCGGGAACTGGTCCAGATCCTTGGAAAATGTATAGCGCATCTTCCGATGATGGCGTTGATTGGATCCGCGATGCAGGAGTAAGAATCGGCACCGGTTCTTCAAGTATTAAACGAAGCGCTGAACACCCAACAGCTATACGACATAGTGATAATTCAATAACCGTCTTTTACTTTGATGATGGTGCTGATCCAGAAGGCACTGGAAAAATTTATTCCAATGGAAACGGTTTGCATTATTCGCATAGCAGCGATGGGTTAAATTTTTCTGAGGAAAAATGGTTTGACATGGTGAAGATTGACTCACGCCTGTCGGGCACAGAGATGAATGACCCAGATGTTGTTTTGGATAAAGATGGAAATGTACTTTTATTTGGTGGCGGCTTTGCCCATGATTTCGGTGGCTATATAAATGTAATGGTTTTAAAGCCCGGGCAAGGAACACCTGCTTATACGGGAGATCGTTGCTTGGCCGCAAAAATTCTCCCAGGGGGTCCTCCAAATCCTCCGTGTGGTGTAAACGTTGTTCAACCAACACCAGTCACACAACCAACACCAAATCCGATTGTGAGTTCAGAACCATCACCTACGCAATCACTGGCGACTAAACCATCGGTAAAGAAAATTACGATTACCTGTGTTAAAGGTAAAACTATTAAAAAAATATCAGGCGCTACTCCAAAATGTCCGGCAGGTTATAAGAAGAAGTAA